Proteins from a genomic interval of Actinoalloteichus hymeniacidonis:
- a CDS encoding glycosyltransferase, which yields MRVCYVSTYPPDRAELGGSGWVDRRLLAGLRAEGHDVEVVSVTGPPGERTLPIDVEAHQDPRPAGLATTPATRRTAPSIELRTPGISIRSAGRLPLEVRNDPRRLVRIATGMLISGEPYLSRKFTGFTGWASAISLLQARAKGRRVVTSGWPGLLLAENAGVDVAAHIAHNVETVIAQEHAPRPLRMLGEVDRLRRAEQRLLAHPDRVVALSHRDVQRLAAWGVSATPITVPLCPVGVVRSRRPGAAPALGFIGKAGWPPNARALAALLGPVHQRLTELDARLDFVLAGRDTENFATHPRVRSSGIVDSVADFYRQVDLVVVPRFGTATGISVKVLEAAEHGVASVLPADLAAAIDPAGPWLIAEDAVQTADAVLRWRRGEQVPPVLTWAQDRAVSTAPLGLFG from the coding sequence ATGCGAGTCTGCTACGTCAGCACCTATCCACCGGACCGGGCGGAACTGGGCGGCAGCGGTTGGGTCGACCGCAGGTTGTTGGCCGGGCTGCGTGCCGAGGGGCACGACGTCGAGGTGGTGAGCGTGACCGGACCACCGGGAGAACGGACGCTGCCGATCGATGTCGAGGCACACCAGGACCCGCGCCCGGCCGGCCTGGCCACCACGCCCGCAACCCGTCGTACGGCCCCCAGCATCGAGCTGCGGACGCCGGGCATCTCGATCCGATCGGCAGGCAGGCTTCCCCTGGAAGTCCGCAACGACCCGCGCCGATTGGTCCGTATCGCCACCGGCATGCTGATCAGCGGCGAGCCCTACCTCAGCCGCAAGTTCACCGGATTCACCGGCTGGGCCTCGGCGATCTCCCTGCTCCAGGCGCGGGCCAAGGGTCGTCGTGTGGTGACCAGTGGCTGGCCCGGGCTGTTGCTGGCCGAGAACGCCGGAGTCGATGTCGCGGCGCACATCGCGCACAACGTCGAGACCGTGATCGCGCAGGAACACGCGCCGAGGCCGTTGCGGATGCTGGGCGAGGTGGATCGGCTGCGACGGGCCGAGCAACGGTTGTTGGCTCATCCGGACCGGGTCGTCGCGCTCTCCCATCGGGATGTGCAGCGGCTCGCGGCATGGGGGGTCAGCGCAACGCCGATCACCGTTCCACTCTGTCCTGTCGGCGTCGTCCGATCCCGCAGGCCAGGCGCCGCGCCCGCCCTCGGCTTCATCGGCAAGGCGGGCTGGCCACCCAACGCGCGGGCCTTGGCCGCGCTGCTGGGACCGGTCCACCAGCGACTCACCGAACTCGATGCCCGGCTGGATTTCGTCCTGGCCGGCCGGGACACCGAGAACTTCGCAACGCACCCCCGGGTCCGATCCTCCGGAATCGTCGATTCGGTGGCCGACTTCTATCGGCAGGTGGACCTGGTGGTGGTGCCACGGTTCGGGACGGCCACCGGCATCAGCGTGAAGGTCTTGGAAGCCGCCGAACACGGGGTGGCCTCGGTTCTACCTGCCGACTTGGCGGCGGCGATCGACCCGGCAGGCCCCTGGCTCATCGCCGAGGACGCGGTGCAGACGGCCGATGCCGTACTGCGTTGGCGCCGAGGCGAACAGGTGCCCCCGGTCCTGACCTGGGCCCAGGACCGGGCGGTAAGCACCGCACCGCTGGGTCTGTTCGGCTGA
- a CDS encoding glutamate-1-semialdehyde 2,1-aminomutase — translation MAASERIEPSFTQSDLLQRRLHRLVPGGSHTYSRGSDQYPERMTPILVRGAGAQVWDADGNRFIEYGMGLRSVTLGHAYPPVVAAVSRAVADGTGFSRPTTMELAAAEDFLSLVPGADMVKFAKNGSDATTAAVRLARAATGREKVAICGDQPFFSTDDWFIAGVGMNAGIPAAARAATLRFRYNDLDSLRTLLGNNPGQIACVILEAATATAEPEPGYLSGVRRLCDRAGTVLVFDEMITGFRWSGGGAQAVYGITPDLSCFGKAMGNGLPISALAGKRELMELGGLATDAHRTFLLSSTHGAETVSLAAFRAVAEAYRDGDPVGTMERQGAALAAGVNRAAAEAGLADFVAAVGRPSCLVFTTRDAEGAPNQAFRTLFLQELLRRGVLGQSFVISAAHTDDDVAATIEAVADALTVYRKALETDVTRLLEGRPVAPALRSHAAPRRL, via the coding sequence ATGGCCGCATCGGAGCGCATCGAACCATCGTTCACCCAATCCGATCTGTTGCAGCGTCGACTACATCGGCTGGTCCCCGGCGGGTCGCATACCTACTCGCGCGGCTCCGATCAATATCCGGAGCGGATGACGCCGATTCTGGTGCGCGGGGCGGGCGCGCAGGTGTGGGACGCCGATGGGAACCGGTTCATCGAGTACGGCATGGGCCTGCGCTCCGTGACACTCGGCCACGCCTATCCGCCGGTGGTCGCCGCGGTCAGCCGAGCCGTCGCCGATGGCACCGGATTCTCCCGGCCGACCACGATGGAACTCGCCGCCGCCGAGGACTTCCTGTCTCTGGTGCCCGGTGCGGACATGGTCAAATTCGCCAAGAACGGTTCCGACGCCACCACCGCCGCCGTTCGACTGGCCAGGGCTGCGACCGGACGTGAGAAGGTCGCCATCTGCGGTGATCAACCGTTCTTCTCCACCGACGACTGGTTCATCGCGGGCGTCGGCATGAACGCAGGCATCCCGGCCGCCGCCCGCGCCGCGACCCTGCGCTTCCGCTACAACGATCTCGATTCCCTGCGAACCTTGTTGGGCAACAACCCCGGTCAGATCGCCTGCGTGATCCTGGAAGCGGCCACCGCCACGGCCGAACCAGAACCCGGCTACCTATCAGGTGTGCGCCGGTTGTGCGATCGAGCAGGCACCGTCCTGGTCTTCGACGAGATGATCACCGGCTTCCGCTGGTCGGGAGGCGGTGCGCAAGCCGTCTACGGGATCACGCCGGACCTCTCCTGCTTCGGGAAGGCAATGGGCAACGGGTTGCCGATCTCCGCGCTGGCGGGCAAGCGGGAACTCATGGAATTGGGCGGGCTCGCCACCGACGCACACCGGACCTTCCTGCTCTCCAGTACGCACGGCGCCGAGACCGTGTCCCTGGCCGCCTTCCGCGCCGTGGCCGAGGCATATCGCGATGGCGATCCGGTCGGAACCATGGAACGACAGGGCGCCGCGCTCGCCGCAGGCGTCAACCGAGCCGCCGCCGAGGCCGGCCTCGCGGACTTCGTCGCCGCCGTGGGCAGGCCGAGCTGTCTGGTCTTCACCACCCGGGACGCCGAGGGCGCGCCCAATCAAGCGTTTCGAACCCTGTTCCTCCAAGAACTGCTGCGCCGAGGAGTACTGGGACAGTCCTTCGTCATCTCCGCCGCACACACCGACGACGATGTCGCCGCGACGATCGAGGCGGTGGCCGATGCCTTGACGGTCTACCGGAAAGCCCTGGAAACCGACGTCACCCGATTGCTCGAAGGCAGGCCGGTAGCGCCCGCACTGCGCAGCCATGCCGCGCCGCGTCGCCTCTGA
- a CDS encoding WecB/TagA/CpsF family glycosyltransferase produces MPAEIPTTPILGIPVARLTLDEARDEVGRLLDGPGPALVCYVNAHSANVAAAEPEYRRVLQSADLVLNDGSGVALAARLAGAPFPANLNGTDFTPDVLRLSTNRGLSVFFLGGPEDLGGRAAASLESRIPGLRFAGSLPGFFPASDGPAVAEEIKRSGADVLVVGMGNPRQELWLARHLPATGVRLGIAVGAFLDFASERVPRAPAWMRTAGIEWIFRLSREPRRLFRRYVLGNPLFLLRVLRDRLATRRGHPNAPGQPRAASRPRSEHGGSRGSTAQPLEPELDRQPRPPLGACGREDI; encoded by the coding sequence ATGCCCGCGGAGATTCCCACGACACCCATCCTCGGAATTCCGGTCGCCCGCCTCACCCTCGACGAGGCCCGTGACGAGGTCGGCAGGCTGCTCGATGGGCCGGGACCCGCCCTGGTCTGCTATGTCAACGCGCATTCCGCCAACGTCGCAGCAGCCGAGCCGGAGTATCGCCGCGTTCTGCAATCCGCCGATCTGGTACTCAATGACGGATCGGGAGTGGCATTGGCCGCCCGGCTGGCGGGAGCACCGTTTCCGGCCAATCTCAACGGCACCGATTTCACCCCCGACGTACTGCGCCTCAGCACTAACCGCGGGTTGAGTGTCTTCTTCCTCGGCGGCCCCGAGGATCTCGGCGGTCGGGCCGCCGCCAGCTTGGAGAGCCGCATTCCCGGGCTGCGGTTCGCCGGGAGCCTGCCGGGATTCTTCCCCGCCTCGGATGGCCCGGCGGTCGCCGAGGAGATCAAACGCAGCGGTGCCGACGTTCTTGTCGTGGGAATGGGAAATCCCCGCCAGGAACTGTGGCTGGCCCGCCATCTACCCGCCACCGGTGTCCGGCTCGGGATCGCCGTCGGGGCATTCCTCGACTTCGCCTCGGAGCGGGTGCCCCGCGCGCCCGCCTGGATGCGGACCGCGGGCATCGAATGGATCTTCCGGTTGTCCCGCGAACCACGCAGGTTGTTCCGCCGCTATGTCCTGGGCAACCCGCTGTTCCTTCTCCGTGTGCTGCGAGATCGGTTGGCAACCCGACGCGGCCATCCGAACGCCCCCGGCCAGCCGAGGGCGGCGTCCCGGCCCCGCTCCGAACACGGCGGCAGCCGAGGTTCGACGGCCCAGCCCCTGGAACCCGAACTCGATCGGCAACCGCGACCGCCGCTGGGCGCCTGCGGGAGAGAGGACATCTGA
- a CDS encoding DNA-3-methyladenine glycosylase I: MNQVESTADQSPADATGATGAIRCTDGLLRPPWAVNDPLLRDYYDNEWGMPVHGERALFERISLEAFQAGLSWATILRKRPAFRAAFQEFDPDAIAAYSDPDIQRLMADAGIVRNRAKILATIANAKATQALRSEGGLERFIWSFQPAATPEPRTIEEIPTTSPESHALSKALRKKGFSFVGPTTMFALMEAVGIVDTHLLDSHRRGTSGVWSTSRGDRSRPAVP, from the coding sequence ATGAACCAGGTCGAATCCACCGCCGACCAGAGCCCCGCCGACGCAACGGGCGCGACCGGGGCGATCCGCTGTACCGACGGGCTGCTGCGACCGCCCTGGGCCGTCAATGATCCGCTGCTCCGCGACTACTACGACAACGAGTGGGGGATGCCGGTCCACGGTGAGCGCGCGCTCTTCGAACGAATCAGTCTGGAGGCATTCCAGGCGGGCCTGTCCTGGGCAACCATCCTGCGCAAGCGCCCCGCGTTCCGAGCGGCCTTCCAGGAATTCGATCCGGACGCCATCGCCGCTTATTCCGACCCGGATATCCAACGACTGATGGCGGATGCGGGCATCGTGCGAAATCGAGCGAAGATCCTCGCGACAATCGCCAATGCCAAGGCCACCCAGGCGTTGCGATCCGAGGGCGGGCTCGAACGGTTCATCTGGTCCTTCCAACCTGCCGCCACCCCGGAACCTCGGACCATCGAGGAGATTCCGACGACCTCACCCGAATCACATGCGCTGTCCAAGGCGTTACGCAAGAAGGGCTTCTCCTTCGTCGGTCCGACCACGATGTTCGCGCTGATGGAGGCGGTGGGGATCGTCGACACACATCTGCTCGACAGTCATCGTCGAGGCACGTCGGGGGTGTGGAGCACCAGCAGAGGTGATCGGTCCCGTCCGGCTGTCCCGTGA
- a CDS encoding methylated-DNA--[protein]-cysteine S-methyltransferase, producing the protein MNQGEEPTVETILAPVGAIDPATSDRLHTRLTDAAVAAGLVDVAYQTIDTPVGVLLLAATDQGLVRVAYDCEDHEQVLSALAEQISPRILRAPTKLTEVVRQLGEYFAGRRTEFDLPLDFRLSKGFRQQVLRRLPEIDYGRTASYAEVASAAGSPKAVRAVGTACATNPLPVVLPCHRVVRSDGSPGGYLGGLAAKRVLLELEAA; encoded by the coding sequence ATGAACCAAGGCGAAGAACCAACCGTCGAAACGATCCTCGCCCCAGTCGGCGCGATCGACCCGGCCACCTCCGACCGGTTGCACACCCGGCTGACCGACGCCGCCGTCGCCGCCGGGCTGGTGGATGTCGCCTACCAGACCATCGACACCCCCGTCGGAGTGCTGTTGTTGGCCGCCACGGATCAGGGTCTGGTCAGAGTCGCCTATGACTGTGAGGACCACGAACAGGTTCTGAGTGCCCTCGCCGAACAGATCAGCCCCCGGATCCTGCGGGCTCCCACGAAACTGACCGAGGTGGTCCGCCAACTCGGCGAGTACTTCGCGGGACGCCGCACCGAATTCGATCTCCCCCTGGACTTCCGGCTGTCGAAGGGGTTCCGCCAGCAGGTACTCCGGCGGCTTCCCGAGATCGACTACGGCCGGACCGCCAGTTACGCCGAGGTCGCCTCGGCGGCAGGCAGCCCCAAGGCGGTCCGGGCGGTGGGCACGGCCTGCGCCACCAACCCGCTTCCGGTTGTGTTGCCCTGTCATCGAGTGGTGCGTTCCGACGGTTCACCCGGCGGCTATCTCGGCGGCCTGGCGGCCAAGCGCGTTCTACTCGAATTGGAGGCCGCCTGA
- a CDS encoding alpha-ketoglutarate-dependent dioxygenase AlkB family protein, producing the protein MSALFVPDRREVADGAVHVPGWLDIEQQRTLVAACRDWAGSPVPMRSATMPSGHRMSVQTVCLGWHWQPYRYTRTAEDVNGAQVAGLPHWLVELGRRAVLAATGDEANSAGYRPDTALINFYDAAAKMGMHRDADEQVDEPVVSLSLGDSCLFRFGNSETRGRPYTDVALESGDLFVFGGAARFAYHGVPKVYPGTGNPDIGMSNGRVNITMRVTGLSGHQSPDLSQDQADTERGKLP; encoded by the coding sequence ATGAGTGCCCTGTTCGTCCCCGACCGGCGAGAAGTCGCCGATGGCGCGGTGCACGTCCCGGGCTGGCTGGACATCGAGCAACAACGGACGCTGGTCGCCGCCTGCCGAGACTGGGCGGGCAGCCCGGTGCCGATGCGCTCCGCCACGATGCCGTCCGGGCATCGGATGTCCGTCCAAACGGTCTGCCTCGGCTGGCATTGGCAGCCTTACCGCTACACCCGTACCGCCGAGGATGTGAACGGGGCGCAGGTTGCGGGGCTACCGCACTGGCTGGTCGAGCTCGGTCGCCGTGCGGTCCTGGCCGCCACCGGGGACGAGGCGAACTCGGCCGGCTATCGACCCGATACCGCGCTCATCAACTTCTACGACGCTGCGGCGAAGATGGGCATGCATCGGGACGCGGACGAGCAGGTCGACGAACCGGTGGTGTCACTGAGCCTCGGCGACTCCTGCCTGTTCCGGTTCGGCAACAGCGAGACCCGAGGCAGGCCGTACACCGATGTCGCGCTCGAATCCGGCGACCTGTTCGTCTTCGGTGGTGCGGCCCGCTTCGCGTATCACGGTGTTCCCAAGGTGTATCCGGGCACCGGGAATCCGGATATCGGGATGAGCAACGGGCGAGTGAACATCACCATGCGAGTCACGGGTCTGAGCGGGCATCAGTCGCCCGACCTCAGTCAGGACCAAGCCGACACCGAGCGGGGAAAGCTGCCATGA
- the yczE gene encoding membrane protein YczE → MAAPRPSNGLSSLPVRYRPARRLGQLTIGLAIYAASMAIMVRSTIGLPPWDVLHDGLTQRLGLSFGQVIALTGGAVLLAWIPLKQRLGIGTVANVVVIALGVDVALAVLPTPENLPVQVAFLVSGVVLNGLATAVYVGARLGAGPRDGLMTGLAARTGWSVRLVRSGIELTVLAIGWLLGGTFGAGTVFYALAIGPLTQFFLPMSTVRAEQEQPRTSAVDPQV, encoded by the coding sequence ATGGCAGCACCAAGACCCTCGAATGGCCTTTCTAGCCTTCCCGTTCGATACCGTCCAGCCCGCCGGCTGGGACAGCTGACCATTGGGCTGGCAATCTATGCCGCCAGCATGGCGATCATGGTGCGTAGCACCATCGGCCTACCTCCCTGGGACGTGCTGCATGACGGTCTCACTCAACGGTTGGGGTTGAGCTTCGGCCAGGTCATCGCGCTCACGGGCGGCGCCGTGCTGTTGGCGTGGATCCCGCTGAAGCAACGCCTCGGCATCGGAACCGTGGCGAACGTCGTGGTCATCGCGTTGGGTGTCGACGTGGCGCTGGCGGTGCTACCCACGCCGGAGAACCTCCCCGTTCAGGTCGCCTTCCTCGTCTCGGGCGTGGTGTTGAACGGGCTGGCCACCGCCGTGTATGTCGGTGCTCGGTTGGGCGCTGGCCCCCGAGACGGCCTGATGACCGGACTCGCAGCACGAACCGGTTGGTCGGTGAGGTTGGTCCGTAGCGGAATCGAACTCACCGTCTTGGCCATCGGCTGGCTGCTCGGCGGCACCTTCGGCGCCGGAACGGTCTTCTATGCGCTGGCGATCGGCCCGCTCACTCAGTTCTTCCTGCCGATGAGCACCGTCCGGGCCGAGCAGGAACAACCGAGGACATCCGCAGTCGACCCGCAGGTCTGA
- a CDS encoding winged helix-turn-helix transcriptional regulator: MGRKLFDCGIDAAVDVISGKWKVLILWALSDGPRRFGELKRALPSVSEKMLTEHLRQLELDDIVERRAHPEVPPRVEYSLTETGIALNTALVPLGVWGREHKARIEAVRGADSSGDSMASTHS, translated from the coding sequence ATGGGGCGGAAGCTATTCGACTGCGGGATCGACGCCGCGGTCGATGTCATCTCGGGCAAGTGGAAGGTCCTGATCCTCTGGGCGCTGTCCGATGGCCCACGGCGTTTCGGAGAGTTGAAGCGTGCGCTGCCCTCCGTCAGCGAGAAGATGCTCACCGAGCACCTGAGGCAGTTGGAACTCGACGACATCGTCGAACGTCGGGCGCACCCCGAGGTGCCGCCCAGGGTCGAGTACTCGCTCACCGAGACGGGAATCGCGCTGAACACCGCGCTGGTGCCGCTCGGAGTGTGGGGCCGGGAGCACAAGGCGCGGATCGAAGCCGTTCGAGGGGCCGATTCGAGCGGGGACAGCATGGCTTCGACGCACAGTTGA
- a CDS encoding RNA polymerase sigma factor has protein sequence MSKKPFEQIVAEHANMVLRVCRAVVGQADAEDAWSETFLAALQAYPKLRAGANVQAWLVTTAHRKALDITRARVRDPVSTTTDVLVDQPTTTGLPEAPDHDLWAALKALPPRQRHTIAYRYLGGLPYKDIAEITGGTVEASRRAAADGVKTLRRIYAGHPHPRGDTR, from the coding sequence GTGAGCAAGAAGCCCTTCGAACAGATCGTCGCCGAGCACGCGAACATGGTGCTGCGGGTGTGTCGCGCCGTGGTCGGCCAGGCGGATGCCGAGGATGCCTGGTCGGAGACCTTCCTCGCCGCGCTGCAGGCGTACCCGAAGCTCCGTGCGGGCGCCAACGTACAAGCGTGGTTGGTGACGACCGCCCATCGGAAAGCGCTCGACATAACCCGGGCCAGAGTTCGCGACCCGGTGTCGACCACCACCGATGTCCTGGTCGATCAACCGACCACCACCGGGCTGCCCGAAGCACCGGACCACGACCTGTGGGCCGCGCTCAAGGCATTGCCGCCGAGACAACGTCACACGATCGCCTATCGATACCTTGGCGGTCTTCCCTACAAGGACATCGCCGAGATCACGGGTGGAACCGTCGAGGCGTCGCGTCGCGCTGCTGCAGATGGTGTGAAGACGCTGCGCCGAATCTATGCGGGGCATCCCCACCCGAGAGGAGACACTCGATGA
- the yczR gene encoding MocR-like transcription factor YczR translates to MSSVLPPGPRISGARLAVLLGAWRDGAGRQGASRLATALRELILEGRLVTGTRLPSERELSGVLDASRTLITAAIDRLRHEGLLESRQGAGTWVTVQGARREPGGWAAMAEPGPLDLALASPPAIPELHGAIERATAKMKPLLSSGGHQLQGLLDLRIRIADRFTQRGLPTGPEQILITNGAQHAFALILRTLISPGDRVLMEQPGYPNAFQAVNAVNGRLVATALREDGWCLDGLEASIRQSSPRLAYLMVDFHNPTGMRLSAAERDRLAALLRRTRTTAVIDETLLELDLEGTADTERLPSLAALAPEQTITIGSASKLFWGGLRLGWVRTTPELVHRLGANRLGMDLGSPIMEQLALAELCAEVFEPGSTAIARRLAGFARKRDHLLELIREHCPSWSVRSPTGGLSLWCDLGAPIGPRLAAAARERGVRVVPGDRFSVQGGYRNRLRLPYVLPEEQLTEAIRRIGAAMATLDSAPALDHDEPVISVT, encoded by the coding sequence ATGTCGAGCGTGCTGCCGCCCGGCCCCCGGATCTCCGGAGCCCGGCTTGCCGTCCTCCTCGGTGCCTGGCGGGACGGCGCAGGCAGACAGGGCGCCAGCCGACTGGCCACCGCGCTGCGGGAGTTGATCCTCGAAGGTCGGCTGGTGACCGGCACCCGACTTCCCTCCGAGCGGGAACTCAGCGGTGTTCTCGATGCGAGCCGCACGCTGATCACCGCAGCCATCGACCGACTGCGCCACGAGGGCCTGCTCGAAAGCAGGCAGGGCGCGGGGACATGGGTCACGGTGCAGGGCGCGCGCCGGGAACCCGGCGGCTGGGCGGCGATGGCCGAACCGGGCCCCTTGGACCTCGCGCTCGCCAGCCCACCCGCGATACCCGAACTGCACGGCGCCATCGAACGAGCCACCGCCAAGATGAAACCGTTGCTCTCCAGCGGTGGACATCAGCTGCAGGGACTGCTCGACCTGCGAATTCGCATCGCCGACCGCTTCACCCAACGTGGCCTGCCCACCGGGCCGGAACAGATTCTCATCACCAACGGTGCCCAGCATGCGTTCGCGTTGATCCTGCGGACCCTCATCTCACCGGGCGACCGGGTACTCATGGAACAGCCCGGATATCCCAATGCCTTCCAAGCCGTCAACGCGGTCAACGGACGGCTGGTCGCAACCGCGCTCCGCGAGGACGGTTGGTGCCTCGACGGGTTGGAGGCATCGATCCGGCAATCCTCGCCTCGCCTGGCGTACCTGATGGTCGACTTCCACAACCCGACCGGCATGCGGTTGTCCGCGGCGGAACGCGACCGGCTGGCCGCCTTGCTACGCCGGACCCGGACCACCGCCGTCATCGACGAGACCCTGCTGGAATTGGACCTCGAAGGCACCGCCGATACAGAGCGGTTGCCCTCGCTCGCCGCGCTGGCACCGGAACAGACGATCACCATTGGATCGGCGAGCAAACTCTTCTGGGGCGGTCTCCGGCTTGGTTGGGTTCGGACCACGCCCGAACTCGTCCATCGGCTCGGTGCGAACCGACTGGGAATGGACCTCGGCTCGCCGATCATGGAACAGCTCGCACTCGCCGAGCTGTGCGCGGAGGTCTTCGAACCCGGTTCGACCGCGATCGCGCGACGTTTGGCCGGCTTCGCCCGCAAACGTGACCATCTACTGGAGCTGATTCGGGAGCACTGCCCGAGCTGGTCGGTGCGAAGTCCCACGGGTGGGCTCTCCCTGTGGTGCGACCTCGGCGCACCGATCGGACCCCGCTTGGCGGCCGCAGCGCGGGAACGCGGGGTTCGGGTCGTGCCCGGCGACCGGTTCAGCGTGCAAGGCGGTTATCGAAATCGGCTACGACTGCCGTACGTGCTGCCGGAAGAACAACTCACCGAGGCGATTCGGCGAATCGGAGCGGCGATGGCAACGCTGGACTCCGCGCCCGCTCTCGACCATGACGAACCCGTGATCTCGGTGACCTGA